The Burkholderia ubonensis genome has a window encoding:
- a CDS encoding alpha/beta fold hydrolase, with amino-acid sequence MTSEPIAFSAADGYPLRGTLWQPAAEPSALVLIHPATAVPERLYAGFARYLTERGFAALTYDYRGIGSSRPARLTKLQARMRDWIELDVGAAIAWARDTHRAVPLLAVGHSVGGHAIGLSAGSRHLRAAVMVASHAGSTRLIARAAERLKVRLILRVLGPLTSTLLGYVPGRRLGLGEDLPAGVFREWSGWTTLPRYFFDDPTLGAAERFAKQRLPILALGFDDDPWANPTAIDLLVSYLTHAAVERRQIDPRATGSGPVGHMGFFRSRPGAVLWPGVADWLAQALDRPRDADRAAPSSTPAGNRA; translated from the coding sequence ATGACATCGGAACCCATCGCGTTTTCCGCCGCCGACGGCTACCCGTTGCGCGGCACGCTGTGGCAGCCGGCCGCCGAGCCGTCCGCGCTGGTGCTGATCCATCCGGCGACCGCCGTGCCGGAGCGGCTGTATGCGGGCTTCGCGCGCTACCTGACCGAGCGGGGCTTCGCGGCGCTGACCTACGACTATCGCGGGATCGGTTCATCGCGGCCCGCGCGGCTCACCAAACTGCAGGCCCGCATGCGCGACTGGATCGAACTCGACGTCGGCGCGGCCATCGCGTGGGCGCGCGACACGCACCGCGCAGTGCCGCTGCTCGCGGTCGGCCACAGCGTCGGCGGCCACGCGATCGGCCTGTCGGCCGGGTCGCGCCACCTGCGGGCGGCGGTGATGGTCGCGTCGCACGCGGGCAGCACGCGGCTGATCGCGCGCGCCGCCGAACGGCTGAAGGTGCGGCTGATCCTGCGCGTGCTCGGGCCGCTGACGTCCACGCTGCTCGGCTACGTGCCGGGCAGGCGGCTCGGGCTCGGCGAAGACCTGCCGGCCGGCGTGTTCCGCGAATGGAGCGGCTGGACGACGCTGCCGCGCTACTTCTTCGACGACCCGACGCTCGGCGCGGCCGAGCGGTTCGCGAAGCAACGGCTGCCGATTCTCGCGCTCGGTTTCGACGACGACCCATGGGCGAACCCGACGGCCATCGACCTGCTGGTAAGCTACCTGACGCACGCGGCGGTCGAGCGCCGCCAGATCGATCCGCGCGCCACCGGCAGCGGGCCGGTCGGGCACATGGGCTTCTTCCGCAGCCGGCCCGGCGCGGTGCTGTGGCCGGGCGTCGCGGACTGGCTCGCACAGGCGCTCGACCGGCCGCGCGATGCGGACCGCGCCGCCCCCTCCTCCACGCCAGCAGGAAACCGAGCTTGA
- a CDS encoding MarR family winged helix-turn-helix transcriptional regulator, with protein sequence MSDERRLFLLLSIGQRRAQRWVDRKAETDTHASAAQAGVLFHLAKHDGALVGEVGAALQLAPSAMTGLADRMAKAGLLTRHRDSDDGRATRLFLTDDGHAALKKARVLLRELNTKLCDGFSDDELDVVARWLRTLQARFPADR encoded by the coding sequence TTGAGCGACGAACGACGACTGTTTTTGCTGTTGAGCATTGGCCAGCGGCGCGCGCAGCGCTGGGTCGACCGCAAGGCGGAAACCGATACGCACGCGAGCGCCGCGCAGGCCGGCGTGCTGTTCCATCTCGCGAAACACGACGGCGCGCTCGTCGGCGAAGTCGGCGCGGCGCTGCAACTGGCGCCGTCCGCGATGACGGGCCTCGCCGATCGCATGGCGAAGGCCGGGCTGCTCACGCGCCACCGCGATTCGGACGACGGGCGCGCGACCCGCCTGTTCCTCACCGACGACGGCCACGCCGCGCTGAAGAAGGCGCGCGTGCTGCTGCGCGAGCTGAACACGAAGCTGTGCGACGGGTTTTCCGACGACGAGCTCGATGTGGTCGCACGCTGGCTGCGCACGCTGCAGGCGCGCTTTCCGGCGGATCGCTGA